In Luteimonas viscosa, the genomic window GAGGGCTACCAGAGCCAGGGCAGCAGCGACATCACCATCAGCTCCGGCGGTGGCAACCCGGGCAACCCGGGCAACGGCAGCAAGACCATCGTGGTGCGCGCGCGCGGCACCGCCGGGGGCGAGAACATCTCGCTCAAGGTCAACAACGCCACCGTCGCCAGCTGGACCCTGACCACCAGCATGGCCAGCTACACGGCGACCACGTCGGCCTCCGGCGGTTCGGTGGTGGAGTTCACCAACGACGGCGGCAACCGCGACGTGCAGGTGGACTACATCAGCGTCAACGGCAGCATCCGCCAGTCGGAGGACCAGACCTACAACACCGGCGTCTACCAGAACGGCCAATGCGGTGGCGGCAACGGTCGCAGCGAATGGCTGCACTGCAACGGCGCGATCGGCTACGGCAACCTCTGACCGGGCAGGACGACCATGGGCATGAATCGCGCGAACCTGCCGTCGATCGCGATCGCACTGGCGGCGGGCGTCGGTCTTGGCGCCCTGGTCACGGCGCTGGTGGGCGACGACGCCCGCCAGTGCCGACAGGCGGGCGGGGCGGCGTCCGAGGCCCGCATCGCCCGGCTCGAGGCGGAACTTGCCCGCAGGCCGGCGATGTCCGCGCCCCCGGCCGCGTCCGGCGCGGCGATGACGCGCGGGGACGGGCCCGGTCGGCCGCCTGATGTCGCGAACCGTGTCGATGCATCCCGCCCCGACGTCGACAGGTTGCTCAAGGACCTGCTGACCCTGGCCTGGAACGATCGTCGCGACTTCAGCGAAAAGCTGGAAGACTTCCTCGCCGAACATCCGGGCAGCGACGGCATCGCCATCGCCAGCAAGGGCGTGTCCGACCTCGGCGACAATCGCGACGTGCTGTCAGACGACGCGTTGAAGTCGATGTACCGCCGGCAACAGGATCCGGCACTGCAGCGCGTCCTCGCCCAGGTCGCATCGATGCGCGGCGACAACAGCCTGATCGAATCCCACGCCGGGCGGGCTGCGGTCGGCCTGCACAGCCCGGACGCGGGCGAACGCCAGCGGGCGCTGGTGGAACTGGCCCGCATCCGCCATGTCGCCGCCGCCGACATCGCCTTGCCGATGCTGCGCGATCCCGACACCGGCGTGCTGCTCGACGCACTGCTCGCGCTGCGCGCCACCGGCAACCAGCGGCATGTCGGCGCGATCGAACCGCTGCTCGACCATCCCGACGAAGCGGTGGCCTGGCTGGCGACGGATGTCGTCACCGAGCTGCAGTCGCTCAGCGAATCCGCGCGCACCCGCGTCGCGCACGGCGAGCTGGCGGCGGAACTGCCGCCGCTGCCGTTGCCGGATGCGAGCGCCTACGCTGCCTGTGGTCTCGCATCCGGCTGACGTGGCAGGCTGCCGCGCCGGCACCCGCGTGCGATCACGGAGCATGCCCCGCCTGCCGAACGCTGCCGCCACCGCGCGTCGTAGCGGCGAACGGGCGGCCGTGCGCGCCCACCGCGGACGCATGTCAGGGCGGCTGGTCCCGGGCCTCGCCCGGACGGGTCACCGAGACGGGGCGCGCATCCTCGTCGACCGCGACGGTCACGATCCGCCCGCTGCGCAGCTTCGCCGCGAGCAGGGGGCTCGCCCCCAGGGCGACCTGGACCGCACGGTCGTCGATATCGTCGCGGTGCTGTCGACGGTCGTGCCGGCCGAAGCGCGCGCGGTTGTACTCCGCCCAGCCGATCAGCAGGATCCCGCAGGCGAAGGCGGTGACCGGCAGCGCCAGCAGCAGGAACGGGTCGATCGCGTTGTCGGCGAGGTAGAGCTGCACGTACGCGGTGCGCACGCCGACCACCCACGCCAGCAGCGTGAACAACGGCAGCCACAGCCAGGCGTACAAGCCCCAAGCGAGGGCGGTGAGCATCCCGGCGGCGCTGCGGCGCCCCGGGCCGCGCTCGCCGCTGTGGTCGATGATCGGGACGGTCATGCGCGCGCTCCCCGGTCGGGACTGGTCCACAGCGCGCGTTGCCGGCGCCGGAGCACGGTGCGGGGCAGCGCGATCACCGCGGCCAGCATGCCCAGCATCCAGAACGCGATCGGGTACCAGATCACCCAGTAGAAGTGCCGCGCCAGGTTCGGCTCGTAGCGGCGCTCGATCACCAGGCTGGTCGCGAACTGCAGGAGGCAGACCACCGCCAGGACCATGCCGTGCCAGCGCGGCAGCAGCGTCTCGACGTGCAGCGATGCCGGCATGGCCACGAACAGCCCGACCAGCCACAGCAGCATGATCGCCAGCATGACGTAGGCCCAGCCCAGGCTCAGCAGGTACTCGAGCAGCACGCCCCACATCCTGCGCTTCCTCCAGGCGAGCACGCCGCGGCCGTGCCTGAGCAGCACCTCGACGCCGCCGGAGGCCCAGCGCAGGCGTTGCGACCACAGGCCACGGACCGTCTCCGGCATCAGGATCCAGCACAGTGCATTGGGTTCGTAGCGGATGTCCCAGTGCGCCATCTGCAGGCGCCAGGAGATGTCGATGTCCTCGGTGACCATGGTATCGGACCAGTAGCCGACATCGTGCAGCGCGGTGCGCCGGAACGCGCAGATCACGCCCGACACGGTGAACAGGCGGCCATAGGTACGCTGCGCGCGCTTGATCAGGCCGATGATCGCGGAGAACTCGCCGATCTGCATGCGGCCCATCAGCGTGGTGCGGTTGCGCACGCGCGGATTGCCGGTGACCGCGCCCACGCGTGGGCCGTCGATCAGGTGCCCGACCATCCAGCGCAGCGCGTGCGGCTCCACGATCGCATCCGCGTCGATGCAGACCAGGTACTCCGACTTCGCCGCGAGCGTCGCGATCCGCAATGCATTGGCCTTGCCCTGGTTCTGCGCCAGGTGGACCACCCGCAGGCGCGGATGGTCGGCGA contains:
- the pgaD gene encoding poly-beta-1,6-N-acetyl-D-glucosamine biosynthesis protein PgaD — translated: MTVPIIDHSGERGPGRRSAAGMLTALAWGLYAWLWLPLFTLLAWVVGVRTAYVQLYLADNAIDPFLLLALPVTAFACGILLIGWAEYNRARFGRHDRRQHRDDIDDRAVQVALGASPLLAAKLRSGRIVTVAVDEDARPVSVTRPGEARDQPP
- the pgaC gene encoding poly-beta-1,6-N-acetyl-D-glucosamine synthase, producing the protein MAWSTLPLTAWLFNFAFFYPIVMACVWMTGGVYYYLRRERKGPLPDAPPPMATMPFVSILVPCFDEEEHIGATIAALSAQAYDDFEIVAVDDGSSDRTGEVLDALVADHPRLRVVHLAQNQGKANALRIATLAAKSEYLVCIDADAIVEPHALRWMVGHLIDGPRVGAVTGNPRVRNRTTLMGRMQIGEFSAIIGLIKRAQRTYGRLFTVSGVICAFRRTALHDVGYWSDTMVTEDIDISWRLQMAHWDIRYEPNALCWILMPETVRGLWSQRLRWASGGVEVLLRHGRGVLAWRKRRMWGVLLEYLLSLGWAYVMLAIMLLWLVGLFVAMPASLHVETLLPRWHGMVLAVVCLLQFATSLVIERRYEPNLARHFYWVIWYPIAFWMLGMLAAVIALPRTVLRRRQRALWTSPDRGARA